The proteins below come from a single Bactrocera dorsalis isolate Fly_Bdor chromosome 5, ASM2337382v1, whole genome shotgun sequence genomic window:
- the LOC105224859 gene encoding uncharacterized protein LOC105224859, translating to MAENKKRIFWTTSDESELIDLWRERAQDLRHAKRNLHIYTDISVQMEHKFTPKEVHVKIRNLTQRYREEKKKVGPSGSSEWKLFDAVQQIIELKAANNAETNELFDFVDTSSSTFLPFLSTTPTESPVPIPPAVSLSEPLCSQAMPPSSSQSLSSLDSSSTSAAGTATRKRNYKGEILKMAKEQNDLLKAVVEVGKELTERLVDAIERQNNTTQEFLAIMKSILEKM from the exons atggcagaaaataaaaaacgcatATTTTGGACGACCAGCGACGAAAGTGAGCTAATTGATTTGTGGCGTGAACGAGCCCAAGATTTGCGACATGCTAAGCgcaatttgcatatttatacaGATATATCTGTGCAAATGGAACATAAATTTACACCGAAGGAAGTGCATGTCAAAATACGAAACTTAACACAAAGATATAG agaggaaaagaaaaaagttggaCCCTCGGGGTCGTCGGAGTGGAAACTTTTTGATGCAGTTCAGCAAATAATCGAACTGAAGGCAGCCAATAATGCAGAAACAAACGAATTGTTTGATTTCGTG GACACATCGTCATCAACATTCCTGCCGTTTCTGTCAACTACACCTACAGAATCACCAGTACCAATCCCACCCGCAGTATCATTATCTGAACCGCTGTGTTCGCAAGCAATGCCACCTTCCAGCTCGCAATCATTGTCGTCACTGGATAGTTCCTCAACATCAGCAGCTGGAACAGCAACTAGAAAGAGGAATTATAAGGGTGAAATACTAAAAATGGCAAAAGAGCAAAATGATTTGCTGAAGGCAGTGGTAGAGGTTGGAAAAGAATTAACAGAAAGACTTGTTGATGCTATTGAACGACAAAATAACACTACGCAGGAGTTCTTAGCTattatgaaaagtattttagaaaaaatgtaa